In Periplaneta americana isolate PAMFEO1 chromosome 4, P.americana_PAMFEO1_priV1, whole genome shotgun sequence, one DNA window encodes the following:
- the LOC138698246 gene encoding uncharacterized protein has product MEHPKRISSPRDTQRESPNRRQDLQENISGPHEHQAEAFGQNVYAQPRATSTHGAEATLQFHDSYGEHQGFYCIPLVHAFSNTESWYRNDLQVTQLVDQNLYQLPQSQVYRQVENDSYNQHSPCQEYSNSIQCDMHVNYSLICDTCKAMNLHNNQSFNFQGQPYINSHSSQEILSQRNCNMRYLQNQEFHQSPVYQVQGEEGTTEAETAEIHENGVTEEFEEYLASSREKVQIWLDNHMDDTKEHEKDVTKYSVVDRQDNQITTEVDYNAPEFKPQEHKCFTPFEESPNDDFKDKHLGKGLKEVSKEMRCSTSFEPCKPTNDDSVYENLENGPENHPDKRKSSTLFKQSPNDCCNDKDLGKDLENDQKGTKYSTSFEECTNDDSCYKNLEKAPGNHPNRRRSCTSLEQSSNDGYDFPGDQKETRCSTSFEESTNDDSYYKNLKKKPGHYPNRRKSCTSFEQSPNEGCNDKDLGKDFEGAQKETRCSTSFEACANGDSKYKNLEKGPESHSNRRKSSTPFKQSPNVVKIVKDLEKCLEDDDPRETRCYTSFEACTTDDYDYKNLDKGSENHPNRRTSRTSFNQSATDGLNNKGAVESIEDHSSSFKEPTKIDVEDKNLGKILEVHRKKRTENINPCTELKTSSRDDVGMLQEENVSLKLTYSEIVKKQILKPALQPSQLLPQNEKVHIKEIKSSKQWPSLQDTCKNYETKLRSSPKHSSRWFSRTISANKLTSSEHSSLRNTVGKLVNIVSEENYSSKIDANVKSPRKLASNAHNHSHRSDSEKFASVLASSERNSKGQSEKDGNKKVNNKRQ; this is encoded by the coding sequence ATGGAACATCCGAAGAGAATTTCATCACCGCGTGACACCCAGCGAGAGAGTCCTAACAGACGTCAGGATCTTCAAGAGAATATTTCTGGTCCCCATGAACATCAAGCGGAGGCTTTCGGGCAAAATGTTTATGCTCAGCCTCGAGCAACTTCCACACATGGCGCTGAAGCAACTCTCCAGTTTCATGACAGTTACGGAGAACATCAAGGTTTCTATTGTATTCCACTTGTACACGCTTTCTCAAACACTGAATCTTGGTACCGGAATGATCTACAGGTGACGCAACTTGTAGACCAGAACCTCTACCAACTCCCGCAATCTCAAGTGTATAGACAGGTTGAAAACGATTCATACAACCAACATTCTCCGTGTCAAGAATACAGTAATTCTATTCAATGTGATATGCATGTAAATTATAGTCTAATATGTGATACTTGTAAGGCTATGAATTTGCATAATAACCAGTCATTTAATTTTCAAGGTCAGCCATATATTAACTCTCATTCGTCTCAAGAAATACTCTCACAGAGAAATTGCAATATGCGTTATTTGCAAAATCAAGAATTTCACCAGTCCCCAGTATATCAGGTACAGGGAGAAGAAGGAACAACGGAAGCAGAGACGGCAGAAATTCATGAAAATGGAGTGACGGAAGAATTTGAAGAATATCTTGCTTCAAGCCGAGAGAAGGTTCAAATTTGGCTTGATAACCACATGGACGACACAAAAGAACATGAAAAGGATGTCACAAAATATTCGGTTGTTGATAGACAGGATAATCAAATTACTACAGAAGTTGACTATAATGCACCAGAATTTAAGCCACAAGAACATAAATGTTTTACACCATTTGAAGAATCTCCAAATGACGATTTTAAAGACAAACATCTTGGGAAAGGCCTGAAAGAAGTCTCCAAAGAGATGAGATGTTCTACATCATTTGAGCCGTGTAAGCCTACAAATGACGATTCTGTGTATGAAAATCTTGAAAACGGCCCGGAAAACCACCCTGATAAGAGGAAAAGTTCTACATTATTTAAACAATCTCCAAATGACTGTTGTAACGACAAAGATCTTGGGAAAGACCTGGAAAACGACCAAAAAGGAACAAAATATTCTACATCATTTGAAGAATGTACAAATGACGATTCCTGCTATAAAAATCTCGAAAAAGCCCCGGGAAACCATCCTAACAGAAGAAGGAGTTGTACATCACTTGAACAATCTTCAAATGACGGCTATGACTTTCCTGGCGACCAAAAAGAAACAAGATGTTCTACATCATTTGAAGAAAGTACAAATGACGATTCATactataaaaatctaaaaaaaaaaccgGGACACTATCCTAACAGGAGAAAAAGTTGTACCTCATTTGAACAATCTCCAAATGAAGGCTGTAACGACAAAGATCTTGGGAAAGACTTTGAAGGAGCCCAAAAAGAGACGAGATGTTCTACATCATTTGAAGCATGTGCAAATGGTGATTCCAAGTATAAAAATCTTGAAAAAGGGCCGGAAAGCCACTctaacaggagaaaaagttcTACACCATTTAAACAATCTCCAAATGTTGTTAAAATCGTCAAAGATCTTGAGAAATGCTTGGAAGACGACGACCCCAGAGAGACAAGATGTTATACATCATTTGAGGCATGTACAACTGACGATTATGACTATAAAAATCTTGATAAAGGCTCGGAAAACCATCCTAACAGAAGAACAAGTCGTACATCATTTAATCAATCTGCAACTGACGGTCTTAACAATAAAGGTGCTGTTGAAAGCATAGAAGATCACAGTTCATCTTTTAAAGAACCTACAAAAATCGATGTTGAGGATAAAAATCTTGGTAAAATCCTTGAAGTCCATCGTAAGAAGAGAACAGAGAATATTAATCCTTGCACTGAACTAAAAACTTCGTCTCGAGACGATGTAGGTATGTTGcaagaagaaaatgtttcattgaaGCTGACTTACAGTGAAATAGTTAAGAAGCAAATTTTGAAACCTGCATTACAACCTAGTCAATTATTACCTCAGAATGAGAAAGTACATATTAAGGAAATAAAGTCGAGTAAACAATGGCCATCCTTACAGGATACctgtaaaaattatgaaacaaaactaaGATCAAGTCCAAAACATTCATCTCGATGGTTTTCTCGTACAATATCTGCAAACAAGTTGACGTCAAGTGAACATTCGTCTCTACGGAACACTGTAGGAAAATTAGTTAATATCGTTTCAGAGGAAAATTACTCTTCGAAAATTGACGCTAATGTCAAGTCTCCGAGAAAACTTGCATCAAACGCACATAATCATTCACATAGAAGTGATTCTGAAAAATTCGCAAGCGTGCTTGCATCAAGTGAAAGGAATAGTAAAGGACAGTCTGAAAAAGACGGGAATAAAAAAGTCAATAATAAACGCCAGTAA